One window of Hujiaoplasma nucleasis genomic DNA carries:
- a CDS encoding beta-glucosidase: MNAKEIVNQLNIDQLLSLFTGKDFWNVSGINEFNLKPITLTDGPHGLRKQAGNHDQIGLSSSIPSTCFPTASCLASSWNLPLIEKMGQALGESCLKEDVSVILGPGTNIKRHPLGGRNFEYFSEDPLLSGKISESMIQGIQSRGVGACLKHYAVNNQEYRRMTINAIVDERTLRELYLKPFEIAIKKSKPWMLMSSYNLINGEYASEHNELLNKILREEWKYEGVVVTDWGANNDPIKALKNGLNLEMPANKNISIPRIKKALKNHEISEEIIKQRAEKIVDLLIKANQIRDNLRKDVDTSYHHDLAREIASESIILLKNDHDTLPLNHHQKVLLVGEFAKKPRYQGSGSSLIQPLKLTNLFDEFKKTLRDQLKYARGYDLNSELINQDLIDEALLMAKEVDIIFLMVGLPEIYESEGFDRDNLELPLSHQILIQKLSTLSIPLVLCLSNGGPVKIPGLDKVDAVIEQYLSGEAGAEALSNIVFGRLSPSGKLAETFPNELDELISNDYFPGNKTQVEYRESFMIGYCNYDIKDLKPMFPFGYGLSYTKFIYENFSLYNDIETNKLRIKGQIKNIGKYDGKEIVQVYVSKENSKVLRPIKSLKAFGKYMICKGESIDIELVIDYEDLAIYQNDYLIESGEYKVLIGSSSQEIHETFSAHVFSNDKLKDENYHMIIDLYKQGQKIDDSAYQEIYKGEIPTSRPIKPYHINTTLGDVSHLWIGRLLYKMVHKQMKKVFTDTDLRIQKMIEKSIEDMPLRSLMNYSQGKLSLRKTKALIDLMNKSYFSGLIKLILG, translated from the coding sequence ATGAACGCAAAAGAAATTGTCAATCAGTTGAATATAGATCAATTACTTTCTTTGTTTACAGGGAAAGATTTTTGGAATGTCTCAGGTATAAATGAATTCAACTTAAAACCTATAACCTTAACCGATGGACCCCATGGATTAAGAAAACAAGCTGGGAATCATGACCAGATAGGTTTATCATCATCCATACCTTCCACTTGTTTTCCTACAGCATCATGTCTAGCCAGTTCATGGAACCTGCCACTTATAGAAAAAATGGGACAAGCTTTGGGAGAATCTTGTTTAAAAGAAGACGTTTCAGTTATATTAGGTCCTGGCACAAATATTAAAAGACACCCTCTAGGAGGACGTAACTTTGAGTATTTTTCAGAAGATCCTCTTCTTTCAGGGAAGATATCTGAATCAATGATTCAAGGTATTCAGTCTAGGGGTGTTGGAGCTTGTCTAAAACATTATGCAGTTAATAATCAAGAATATAGACGGATGACCATTAATGCTATCGTGGATGAACGCACCTTAAGAGAACTATATTTAAAACCTTTTGAAATTGCAATCAAGAAATCAAAACCATGGATGCTTATGTCATCATATAACCTTATTAATGGTGAATACGCCAGCGAACACAATGAATTATTAAACAAAATATTAAGGGAAGAATGGAAGTATGAAGGCGTAGTTGTGACTGATTGGGGAGCCAACAATGATCCAATTAAGGCTTTGAAAAATGGATTAAATTTAGAGATGCCTGCCAATAAAAATATAAGTATACCCAGAATAAAAAAGGCATTAAAAAACCATGAAATTAGTGAAGAAATCATTAAGCAAAGAGCTGAAAAAATTGTAGATTTATTAATAAAAGCTAATCAAATTCGCGATAATTTAAGAAAAGATGTTGATACTTCATATCATCATGATCTGGCAAGAGAAATCGCTTCAGAATCTATAATCCTGTTGAAAAACGACCACGATACTTTACCCTTGAATCATCATCAAAAAGTACTCTTAGTAGGGGAATTTGCTAAAAAGCCAAGATATCAAGGTAGTGGAAGTTCTTTAATACAACCACTTAAGCTAACAAATCTTTTTGATGAATTTAAAAAGACTTTAAGAGACCAATTAAAATATGCTAGGGGATACGACTTGAATTCAGAATTAATTAATCAGGATTTAATTGATGAAGCTTTATTAATGGCTAAGGAAGTTGATATAATATTTTTAATGGTTGGCTTACCAGAAATTTATGAAAGTGAAGGCTTTGATAGAGACAACTTAGAACTTCCCCTATCTCATCAAATACTGATTCAAAAGTTATCAACTTTATCCATTCCTTTGGTTTTATGTTTGTCTAATGGTGGACCAGTTAAAATTCCTGGTTTAGATAAAGTTGACGCTGTTATTGAGCAGTATTTGTCTGGAGAAGCCGGTGCTGAAGCCTTAAGTAATATAGTTTTTGGAAGATTATCTCCATCAGGTAAACTTGCGGAAACATTCCCTAATGAGCTTGATGAGTTAATTTCAAATGATTATTTTCCAGGTAATAAGACGCAAGTTGAATATAGGGAATCCTTTATGATTGGTTATTGTAATTATGATATCAAAGATTTAAAACCAATGTTTCCTTTTGGCTATGGCTTATCCTATACAAAATTCATTTATGAGAATTTCTCTTTATACAATGATATAGAAACCAATAAATTAAGAATTAAAGGACAAATAAAAAATATAGGGAAATATGATGGTAAAGAAATTGTCCAAGTATACGTGTCAAAAGAAAATTCAAAAGTGCTAAGACCAATTAAAAGCTTAAAAGCGTTTGGAAAATATATGATTTGCAAAGGAGAAAGTATTGATATAGAATTAGTGATAGATTATGAGGATCTAGCCATATATCAAAATGATTATCTAATAGAATCAGGAGAGTATAAGGTTCTTATTGGATCATCTTCTCAAGAGATACATGAGACTTTTTCTGCCCATGTTTTTTCTAATGATAAGCTAAAGGATGAGAATTATCATATGATCATAGACTTATATAAACAAGGTCAAAAGATAGATGATTCTGCCTATCAAGAAATCTATAAAGGAGAAATTCCTACTTCTAGACCCATCAAGCCCTACCATATCAATACGACCTTAGGTGATGTATCTCATTTATGGATTGGAAGACTGTTATATAAAATGGTTCATAAGCAAATGAAGAAAGTATTTACAGACACTGACTTAAGGATTCAAAAAATGATAGAAAAAAGTATTGAAGACATGCCTTTAAGATCTTTAATGAACTATAGTCAAGGTAAGTTATCTTTAAGAAAAACAAAAGCTTTAATAGATTTAATGAACAAGTCTTATTTTTCTGGCTTGATTAAATTGATTCTAGGCTAA
- a CDS encoding ribokinase produces the protein MMKQLFVLGSMNIDLIYKMKRLAKVGESMFADDFLTLPGGKGANQAIAASKQGIQTWMLGSLGQDEFGFSVSESLKKFSVKTHYIDKVSDFPTGTACILMEEFDNRILVYPGANHVQDFNKIQKCIIDNGHINDVLLMQLEIPMKTIKDALELAKAHKMITVVNAAPFDSQIKPLLNMVDILIVNETEAEALLDRKIIFDQIKEYLEEILDLGPSEVIMTLGKQGSYYINKDTMIFTKSYEVPVIDTTGAGDAYIGCFVANRMLGYKLEESLDKASICGALTCKKLGVHKAIPDKKEIEEFKRRMI, from the coding sequence ATGATGAAACAATTATTTGTTTTAGGAAGCATGAATATTGACTTAATCTATAAAATGAAAAGATTAGCTAAGGTTGGGGAATCTATGTTTGCAGATGATTTTTTAACCTTGCCCGGAGGCAAGGGTGCTAATCAAGCCATAGCTGCAAGTAAACAAGGTATTCAAACTTGGATGTTAGGAAGTCTTGGTCAAGATGAGTTTGGTTTTTCAGTAAGTGAATCCTTAAAAAAGTTCTCAGTGAAAACACATTACATTGATAAAGTATCAGATTTTCCAACAGGTACAGCTTGTATCTTAATGGAAGAGTTTGACAATCGTATCTTGGTCTATCCTGGCGCAAACCATGTGCAAGATTTTAATAAAATTCAAAAATGTATTATAGATAATGGTCATATAAATGATGTTCTATTAATGCAATTAGAAATACCGATGAAGACCATTAAGGATGCTTTAGAACTTGCTAAAGCACATAAAATGATTACTGTTGTAAATGCTGCGCCATTTGATTCTCAAATTAAACCACTCTTAAATATGGTGGATATACTAATCGTAAATGAAACTGAAGCTGAAGCTTTACTTGATAGAAAAATTATCTTTGATCAAATTAAAGAGTACTTGGAAGAAATTTTAGATTTAGGACCTTCAGAGGTTATTATGACCCTAGGTAAACAAGGCAGCTATTATATAAATAAAGACACTATGATATTCACAAAATCATATGAGGTTCCTGTAATAGATACAACTGGAGCTGGAGATGCCTATATCGGCTGTTTTGTTGCCAATAGAATGCTGGGTTATAAGCTAGAAGAATCTTTGGACAAAGCTTCTATATGTGGGGCTTTAACTTGTAAGAAACTGGGTGTTCATAAAGCCATACCAGATAAAAAAGAAATAGAAGAATTTAAAAGGAGAATGATTTAA
- a CDS encoding nucleoside hydrolase, which produces MRKIILDCDPGHDDAFALLLAGKDQEIDLLGITVVSGNQTLEKTGINTLNLCQYLDIKTPVCLGASRPLIKEEEVCEVIHGDSGLDGFEFPNLKIGFDPRNACDFIIQTLLESKDKITFVTTGPLTNLALAMRIQPKIIDKIKEVIVMGGSIANGNVTPAAEFNIYTDPEAAHIVFKSGAPIKMFGLDVTRKLMVLPEIIERMKKINNSSSKLFVDLMKVFNENQFKVFALPGGPLHDPITIAYLIDPKIATLKKVHCTIDLSHGSSYGRTNIDVFDYQHLPKNIEVAVDVNVDRFWDLIEDAIRK; this is translated from the coding sequence ATGAGAAAAATAATTTTAGACTGTGATCCAGGACACGATGATGCATTTGCCTTGTTATTGGCTGGAAAGGATCAAGAGATTGATTTGCTAGGTATTACAGTTGTTTCAGGTAACCAAACTTTAGAAAAAACAGGAATTAACACTTTAAATTTATGTCAATATTTAGACATAAAAACACCTGTATGTTTAGGGGCTTCTAGACCCCTTATTAAGGAGGAAGAAGTATGCGAAGTAATCCATGGTGATAGTGGTTTAGACGGATTTGAATTTCCTAATTTAAAAATTGGTTTTGATCCTAGAAATGCTTGCGATTTTATCATACAAACCCTCTTAGAATCAAAAGATAAAATTACATTTGTAACAACAGGACCATTAACCAATTTGGCTTTAGCCATGAGAATTCAACCGAAAATTATTGATAAGATTAAAGAAGTTATAGTTATGGGTGGTTCAATTGCTAATGGTAATGTCACTCCAGCTGCGGAATTTAATATTTATACAGATCCTGAAGCCGCACATATAGTTTTTAAATCTGGAGCGCCCATCAAAATGTTTGGACTTGATGTAACAAGAAAACTCATGGTATTACCTGAAATTATCGAAAGAATGAAAAAAATTAATAACTCTTCTTCTAAACTTTTTGTTGATTTAATGAAGGTTTTTAATGAAAACCAATTTAAAGTGTTTGCTTTACCTGGAGGACCTTTACATGATCCTATTACCATAGCTTACTTAATTGACCCGAAAATAGCGACTTTAAAGAAAGTGCACTGCACTATAGACTTAAGCCATGGTTCAAGCTACGGAAGAACCAACATTGATGTATTTGATTACCAACATTTACCAAAGAATATTGAAGTAGCTGTAGATGTTAATGTGGATAGATTTTGGGATTTAATTGAAGACGCTATTAGAAAGTAA
- a CDS encoding pyridoxal phosphate-dependent aminotransferase, with translation MKLSDRILGMQESPVRKLVPVATKAKKRGIKVYHLNIGQPDIETPKCFMEAIEAYDSKVIKYSFSQGEPVLIDAIIDYYKRDGMHYEEDEVLITNGGSEALTFASIATCNPGDEILIPEPFYTNYNGFTSEVNVNLVPITTKAETGFHLPKKEEIVKLINEKTKAILFSNPGNPTGTILTLEEMEMIKEIAIEHDLFIISDEVYRKMAFDGLISHSMAELEGIEDRLILVDSVSKRFSACGARIGAIMSKNKLLMKNILKLCQARLCVATLEQIGAAALYSMPLDYADHIRDIYQKRRDIVYETLMQIPGVVCEKPQGAFYVVAKLPIEDAEDFCLWLLDSYDHEGETVMLAPAQGFYATEGLGKNEVRIAYVLKEEEMQRAMSILKEALLVYKQKS, from the coding sequence ATGAAATTATCAGATAGAATTTTAGGAATGCAAGAATCACCAGTAAGAAAATTAGTGCCAGTTGCCACAAAAGCAAAAAAAAGGGGAATTAAAGTATACCACTTAAATATAGGACAACCAGATATAGAAACACCTAAATGTTTCATGGAAGCCATAGAAGCCTATGATTCTAAGGTAATCAAATATTCTTTTTCACAAGGCGAACCAGTATTAATTGATGCCATCATAGATTATTATAAGAGAGATGGAATGCATTATGAAGAAGATGAAGTTTTAATCACCAATGGTGGTAGTGAAGCTTTAACCTTTGCTTCAATAGCGACATGTAACCCTGGAGATGAAATTTTAATCCCAGAGCCTTTTTATACAAACTACAATGGCTTCACATCAGAAGTTAATGTTAATCTTGTCCCTATTACAACAAAGGCTGAAACTGGCTTTCATCTACCAAAAAAAGAAGAAATAGTTAAACTAATCAATGAAAAAACCAAAGCTATTTTATTCTCTAATCCTGGAAATCCTACAGGTACTATTTTAACTTTAGAAGAAATGGAAATGATTAAAGAAATCGCTATTGAACATGATCTATTTATTATTAGTGATGAAGTATATCGTAAAATGGCTTTTGACGGATTAATTTCTCATTCAATGGCTGAATTAGAAGGAATTGAAGATAGATTGATTTTAGTAGATTCTGTATCCAAAAGATTTTCTGCTTGTGGAGCCAGAATTGGTGCTATAATGTCAAAAAATAAATTATTAATGAAGAATATATTAAAACTGTGTCAAGCTAGATTATGTGTAGCAACATTAGAACAAATAGGTGCTGCAGCCTTATATTCAATGCCGTTAGATTATGCAGATCATATTCGTGATATATATCAAAAGCGAAGAGATATTGTTTATGAGACATTAATGCAAATTCCTGGAGTTGTTTGTGAAAAGCCTCAAGGGGCATTCTATGTGGTGGCTAAACTACCAATAGAAGATGCTGAAGATTTCTGTTTATGGTTACTAGACTCTTATGACCATGAAGGAGAAACTGTGATGTTGGCTCCTGCTCAAGGCTTTTATGCGACTGAAGGTTTAGGAAAAAATGAAGTAAGAATAGCTTATGTTTTAAAAGAAGAAGAGATGCAAAGAGCCATGTCAATTCTTAAAGAAGCATTATTGGTATATAAACAAAAATCGTAA
- a CDS encoding peptidylprolyl isomerase: MKNPIVTIKIKNHQEIKLELYPEKAPNTVNNFLSLTKKGFYDGIIFHRVIKGFMIQGGDPQGIGIGGPGYHIKGEFNSNGYDNDLLHTRGTISMARSGHPDSAGSQFFIMHHDAPHLNGQYAAFGRVIDGIEEVDRIANVQTNHQDKPIENQIIESIIIEFQDYNFSEPEILQ; the protein is encoded by the coding sequence ATGAAAAATCCAATAGTAACAATCAAAATAAAAAATCATCAGGAGATAAAGCTAGAATTATATCCTGAAAAAGCACCAAATACAGTAAATAACTTTTTATCATTAACGAAAAAAGGTTTTTATGATGGTATTATCTTTCATAGAGTTATAAAAGGATTTATGATTCAAGGAGGAGACCCACAAGGTATCGGAATAGGTGGACCTGGCTATCATATCAAAGGTGAATTTAATTCTAATGGTTATGATAATGATCTTTTACACACGAGAGGTACGATTTCAATGGCAAGATCGGGACATCCAGATTCAGCTGGATCTCAATTTTTCATTATGCATCATGATGCACCACACCTAAATGGACAATATGCAGCATTTGGTAGAGTTATTGATGGCATAGAAGAAGTTGATAGAATAGCCAATGTACAAACAAATCATCAAGATAAACCAATTGAAAATCAAATAATTGAAAGCATTATTATTGAATTTCAAGATTATAATTTCTCTGAACCAGAGATATTACAATAG
- a CDS encoding alpha/beta hydrolase: protein MKLIKREFYCEPLQRDVRLYIGLPKTYDLSNRRYPVLYMQDGHNVFLKEDSFIGHTWQMLEMYDKHPNLKEIIVVAMDASSKENGRLYEYSPFVFNLKDSDFDGCGGGGDVYLDYLVNHLKPSIDSEFRTLSEQKHTAIMGSSLGGFISIYAGLKYPKTFGKLASLSGSFFVALKEMLESIELADMSNIDLIYMDSGDQEVAGGDSIDYLKSNEIIMKKLVKKIGEDKVVYKVIKGGKHSEVDWSKRLRPIIQSLFD, encoded by the coding sequence ATGAAACTTATAAAAAGAGAATTCTATTGTGAACCTTTACAAAGGGATGTTCGTTTATATATAGGGCTACCTAAAACCTATGATTTATCCAATCGAAGATACCCGGTCTTATATATGCAAGATGGCCATAATGTTTTTCTTAAAGAGGACTCATTTATAGGACATACATGGCAAATGTTAGAGATGTATGATAAACATCCAAATCTTAAAGAAATTATTGTTGTGGCTATGGATGCTTCTAGTAAAGAAAATGGTAGGCTTTATGAATACAGTCCATTTGTTTTTAATCTTAAAGATTCAGATTTCGATGGTTGTGGCGGGGGTGGAGATGTCTACTTAGATTACCTAGTTAACCATCTAAAACCAAGTATTGACTCAGAGTTTAGAACTTTGAGTGAGCAAAAACACACCGCAATTATGGGTTCATCTTTAGGTGGATTCATTTCTATATATGCAGGTTTAAAATATCCGAAAACTTTCGGTAAATTAGCATCTTTATCAGGTTCGTTTTTCGTTGCTTTGAAAGAAATGTTAGAATCAATTGAACTAGCTGATATGTCTAATATAGACCTTATATATATGGATAGTGGGGATCAAGAAGTTGCTGGTGGAGATTCGATAGATTATTTAAAAAGCAACGAAATTATCATGAAAAAATTAGTGAAAAAAATTGGTGAAGATAAAGTTGTATACAAAGTCATTAAGGGCGGAAAACATAGCGAGGTTGATTGGTCAAAAAGATTAAGGCCAATTATTCAATCGTTATTTGATTAA
- a CDS encoding GntR family transcriptional regulator: MRMLNKQAKEPYYLQISKAIETMILSGYFSHGQKLPTLLEMKDLFNVSLKVAAQAYDDLNKKGYIYSRRGKGYFVSFYEKVKIDLNHLYEIEAELVYEHQMSRDIILFEKVQVEGYVQEQLNLNSGEYCYHIKQVFGKNNRNVLLQDIYLPFNHFPKLNKVYDDFPTIPSLIMNGYRYNLNEFSNRFYSGQASIEHEIFLRLQNNDPLWRIETICYTDDDQPIALVNQYMSGEYVTMAVMLNVS, translated from the coding sequence ATGAGAATGTTGAATAAACAAGCTAAAGAACCATATTATTTGCAAATTTCAAAGGCTATAGAAACCATGATTTTATCAGGGTATTTTAGTCACGGACAAAAATTACCAACACTATTAGAAATGAAAGATTTATTTAATGTCAGTTTAAAAGTGGCTGCTCAAGCTTATGATGACTTAAATAAAAAAGGTTATATTTACTCAAGACGAGGCAAAGGTTATTTTGTATCATTCTATGAAAAAGTAAAAATAGATTTAAACCATTTGTATGAGATAGAAGCTGAACTTGTCTATGAGCACCAAATGTCAAGGGATATTATTCTATTTGAAAAAGTCCAAGTTGAGGGATATGTTCAAGAACAGTTAAATTTGAATTCTGGTGAATATTGTTATCATATCAAACAAGTTTTTGGAAAAAACAATAGGAATGTGCTACTGCAAGATATATATTTACCTTTCAATCATTTTCCAAAGCTTAATAAGGTCTATGACGATTTTCCTACCATTCCTTCACTAATTATGAATGGATACCGCTATAACTTAAATGAGTTTTCTAACCGGTTTTATTCTGGACAAGCTTCAATTGAGCATGAGATTTTCTTGCGTTTACAAAACAATGATCCTTTATGGAGAATAGAAACAATATGTTATACAGATGATGATCAGCCAATTGCTTTAGTGAATCAATATATGTCTGGAGAATATGTAACAATGGCGGTGATGCTCAATGTCAGTTGA
- a CDS encoding UTRA domain-containing protein, whose product MSVDYQKEIMIDRRSSKPLDEQVRNQLERLLSSARVINDERLLSAKMLAHQLNIDVKHVEKAYSKLHKDHFIRFDDNHIPYVSKYSRILGFFDKLVFIEEGIESLGKKPSIELLEFNIIELHDSDLIDLTKFNDHRFIKQVRMFKADNKPYIYLEEYYSIEHFPKLLEIDESYAGKIYQGFLAKHYDTIFSYNERLVNVHVFDQEFADKMEIEKGLTGFKIDMVYYDQHMKPFGYSRTYSLPHFYFEYGIKIR is encoded by the coding sequence ATGTCAGTTGATTATCAAAAAGAAATTATGATTGATCGTCGTTCTAGTAAACCTTTAGATGAACAGGTTAGAAACCAACTAGAGAGACTATTATCATCTGCTCGAGTCATTAATGATGAACGTTTATTATCCGCTAAAATGCTTGCTCATCAATTAAATATCGATGTAAAGCATGTCGAGAAAGCATATAGTAAATTACATAAAGATCACTTTATTAGATTTGATGATAATCATATTCCTTATGTATCAAAATATAGTAGAATTCTAGGTTTTTTTGATAAACTTGTATTTATTGAAGAGGGAATTGAATCCTTAGGTAAAAAGCCTTCTATAGAATTACTTGAATTTAATATTATTGAGTTACATGATTCAGATTTAATTGATTTAACTAAGTTTAATGATCATCGTTTTATTAAGCAAGTTAGAATGTTTAAAGCGGATAATAAGCCTTATATATATTTAGAAGAGTATTATTCGATTGAGCATTTTCCAAAATTATTAGAGATTGATGAGTCTTATGCCGGAAAAATTTATCAAGGATTTTTAGCAAAACATTATGACACTATATTTTCATACAATGAAAGACTCGTAAATGTCCATGTTTTTGATCAAGAATTTGCTGATAAAATGGAAATAGAAAAAGGTCTAACAGGTTTTAAAATAGATATGGTTTATTATGATCAACATATGAAACCTTTTGGTTACTCACGAACCTATTCTTTACCACACTTTTATTTTGAGTATGGAATTAAGATAAGATAA
- the zwf gene encoding glucose-6-phosphate dehydrogenase, translating into MKKALVIFGSTGNLMYKKLIPAIYHLIQQGHIGEDFMVYAVARRNQSFDDYIEEAKNQVKISIDWTHFKQYINYRVLNVDNIDDYRRLNDEIVNKSYNDVSIYLATPPTLFPLISKGISQSGFINKGEKHKRIVFEKPFGEDLESAQSINKELWKYFDETQIYRIDHYLGKEMIQNILVVRFANIIFEQSWDYRSIQAITILAKEEEGVLSRGGYYDKIGALKDMLQSHLLQMAALILMDKPKEMTSDLIKDEKVKIFQSMTFDQKDMLLGQYKGYTDSEKVDRNSSTETFVYAKAYVQNQRWHNVPIHFLTGKKLNEKRSEIIIHFKDNHDLNLLFPQSSKVENKLVIKVSPKEGVEFKFNVKEPGLTNNIHPAILDYCHNCKALENTPEAYERLFMELLNDQPTLFTRWDEIEKTWELVKSMKSNSQPIVYNSYEDLLNILEKKEVLIDDL; encoded by the coding sequence ATGAAAAAAGCATTAGTTATATTTGGATCAACTGGTAATTTAATGTATAAAAAATTAATACCTGCTATATATCACTTAATTCAACAAGGCCATATTGGCGAAGATTTTATGGTTTATGCTGTTGCTAGAAGAAATCAATCATTTGATGATTATATTGAAGAAGCAAAAAACCAAGTCAAGATAAGTATTGATTGGACTCATTTTAAACAATATATTAATTATAGAGTCTTAAATGTTGATAATATTGATGATTATAGAAGGTTAAATGATGAAATAGTGAATAAATCATATAATGATGTATCAATTTATTTAGCGACTCCTCCAACTTTGTTTCCTCTTATTTCTAAAGGAATCAGCCAATCTGGATTTATAAATAAAGGAGAAAAACATAAACGTATTGTTTTTGAAAAACCGTTTGGGGAAGATCTTGAGAGTGCTCAAAGTATCAATAAGGAGTTGTGGAAGTATTTTGATGAAACGCAAATTTATAGGATTGACCATTATTTAGGGAAAGAAATGATTCAAAATATATTGGTTGTTAGATTTGCTAATATCATTTTTGAACAAAGTTGGGATTATCGTTCAATTCAAGCCATTACTATATTAGCTAAAGAAGAAGAAGGTGTATTGAGTCGTGGCGGATATTATGATAAAATTGGTGCTCTGAAAGATATGTTGCAAAGTCATTTGCTTCAAATGGCTGCACTCATATTAATGGATAAACCTAAAGAAATGACCAGTGACTTGATTAAAGATGAAAAGGTTAAAATATTTCAGTCTATGACATTTGATCAAAAAGATATGTTGTTAGGCCAGTACAAAGGTTATACAGACTCTGAAAAAGTAGATAGGAATTCATCTACTGAAACATTTGTTTATGCCAAAGCCTATGTTCAAAACCAACGCTGGCATAATGTTCCGATTCATTTTTTAACTGGAAAAAAACTAAATGAAAAAAGAAGTGAAATTATCATTCATTTTAAAGATAATCATGATTTGAATTTATTGTTTCCTCAATCATCAAAAGTAGAAAATAAGTTGGTGATTAAGGTATCTCCAAAAGAAGGGGTAGAATTTAAATTTAACGTAAAGGAGCCAGGACTAACCAATAATATTCACCCAGCAATATTAGATTACTGTCATAATTGTAAGGCTCTAGAAAATACCCCTGAAGCCTATGAAAGATTATTCATGGAATTATTAAATGACCAACCTACGCTATTTACCCGTTGGGATGAAATTGAAAAAACATGGGAGTTGGTCAAATCTATGAAAAGTAATTCTCAACCAATAGTTTATAATTCTTATGAAGACTTGTTAAATATTTTAGAGAAAAAGGAAGTGTTGATTGATGATTTATGA
- a CDS encoding cyclase family protein — MIYDVSMLIHDKMQVYKNKEDKRPIFKNALNHIDNQVHETNLYINLHTGTHVDYPLHMIDKGDTSDSESLLELIGSCKVLDLTELDSKITINDLKKYPIEEDDFLFFKTKNSLSEEFLHDFVYLDKEAAQYLKDKKIRGVGTDGLGIERSQPNHETHKILLSNGIIIIEGLRLKDIIEKEYEMICLPLKIKSVEASLARVILMD, encoded by the coding sequence ATGATTTATGATGTATCTATGTTAATCCATGATAAAATGCAAGTTTATAAAAATAAAGAAGATAAAAGACCTATTTTTAAAAACGCATTAAATCACATTGATAACCAAGTTCATGAAACAAATTTATATATCAATTTACATACTGGAACTCATGTTGATTATCCTTTACATATGATTGATAAGGGAGATACTTCAGATAGTGAGTCTTTGCTTGAGCTTATTGGGTCTTGTAAGGTCTTAGACTTAACTGAACTTGATAGTAAAATTACTATAAATGATTTAAAAAAATATCCTATAGAGGAAGATGATTTTTTGTTTTTTAAAACAAAAAACAGTTTATCTGAAGAGTTTCTTCATGATTTTGTTTATCTCGATAAAGAAGCTGCTCAATATTTAAAAGATAAAAAAATTAGAGGTGTGGGGACAGATGGATTGGGGATTGAAAGAAGTCAACCTAATCACGAAACTCATAAAATACTACTTTCTAATGGCATTATTATTATTGAGGGACTTAGATTAAAAGATATAATAGAAAAAGAGTACGAGATGATTTGTTTGCCATTAAAGATTAAGTCTGTAGAAGCATCACTTGCTAGAGTGATATTGATGGACTAA